One segment of Ricinus communis isolate WT05 ecotype wild-type chromosome 8, ASM1957865v1, whole genome shotgun sequence DNA contains the following:
- the LOC8281589 gene encoding probable LRR receptor-like serine/threonine-protein kinase At1g51860 isoform X3, with translation MVLFCPFFFKFLCILAVRVLVHGQDQSGFISLDCGLQANSSYTDEKTGLKYISDAAFIETGVTKSIAPEFLGSFNQQLRQVRSFPKGDRNCYKVELVKNTRYLIRATFLYANYDGLNKLPAFDLHIGPNKWVNVQITNPLIYPIKEIIHAPTFNNIYVCLVRTGPWTPFISALEIRPLHNSTYVAQSGSLSLFNRVDVGSLTNQTIRYPDDVYDRMWLPFHFDKGTDISTKENITSGIDYFQLPSTVMNSATVPLNASEQIILNIDTQDNTFQAYVYIHFAEIVRLEPNQSRRFNISLNGKILYGPVTPKHLEATTVYSQSAIPGGKFLFSFYGVGGSTLPPLLNALELYSVVDLLHSETNQVDVNAITKIKSTYGITRNWQGDPCSPQDYKWDGLNCTYSNTASPVITSLDFSSSGLTGEIDPDISNLKWLETLDLSNNSLTGPVPDFLSQLPLKSLNLAGNNLTGTIPADLFNRWQSDLLFLSVSGNPQLCASVSCNSDNKKNITVPVIISVTALFVIIAGSAIILWRLKKRKQQVGKMEAEAKREPLELQKRQLRYFEIVQITNNFQRILGKGGFGTVYHGHLDDMEVAVKMLSPSSAQGYKEFQTEVKLLLRVHHRNLTSLVGYCDEGNKMALIYEYMANGNLRDNLSDGNGNFLSWEERLRIALEAAQGLEYLHNGCKPPIIHRDVKPTNILLNNKFQAKLADFGLSRICPVEGGSHVSTIVAGTPGYLDPEYYATNWLTEKSDVFSFGVVLLEIITSGPVISKTRDGDTTHLSQWFSSMVEKGDIQSIVDPRLGDDFDINSLWKVVELAMACVSATSAQRPTMNQVVIELSECLATETVKTEGTSSQSYSTVLHTELTPLAR, from the exons ATGGTGCTTTTTTGCCcgttctttttcaaatttctttgtattttaGCTGTCAGAGTCCTGGTTCATGGACAGGATCAATCAG GCTTCATTAGCCTTGATTGTGGCTTGCAAGCAAATTCTAGCTATACAGATGAAAAGACAGGCCTAAAGTACATTTCAGATGCAGCATTCATTGAAACAGGCGTAACTAAGAGCATAGCACCTGAATTTCTTGGTAGCTTCAACCAGCAACTACGGCAGGTTAGGAGCTTTCCTAAAGGCGATAGAAATTGTTACAAAGTGGAACTTGTTAAAAACACTAGATATTTGATCAGAGCTACTTTCCTGTATGCAAATTATGATGGCTTAAATAAGCTACCAGCATTTGATCTGCATATAGGACCTAATAAATGGGTTAATGTGCAAATTACCAATCCATTGATTTATCCGATAAAGGAGATAATTCATGCTCCTACATTCAACAACATATACGTTTGTCTTGTAAGAACAGGCCCCTGGACACCTTTCATATCAGCATTAGAAATAAGACCTTTGCATAATAGCACATACGTAGCCCAGTCAGGATCTCTGTCACTCTTCAATCGCGTGGATGTTGGTTCTTTAACAAATCAAACAATCAG GTATCCAGACGATGTTTATGATCGTATGTGGCTTCCCTTTCATTTCGACAAAGGGACAGATATAAGTACCAAAGAAAATATTACTTCTGGTATTGATTATTTTCAGCTACCATCAACTGTTATGAACAGTGCAACCGTACCACTTAATGCTAGCGAGCAAATAATACTGAATATAGACACTCAGGATAATACCTTTCAAGCGTATGTCTACATACACTTTGCTGAAATTGTTAGGCTTGAACCAAACCAATCCCGTCGATTCAACATTTCTCTGAATGGTAAGATCTTGTACGGACCTGTTACTCCTAAACACTTGGAGGCAACCACTGTATACAGCCAGTCAGCCATCCCGGGAGGAAAgtttctgttttctttctaCGGAGTTGGAGGTTCAACCCTACCACCCCTTCTCAATGCACTTGAACTTTACTCCGTAGTAGATCTTTTACATTCAGAAACAAATCAAGTAGATG ttAATGCTATTACGAAGATTAAGTCAACTTATGGAATAACAAGAAACTGGCAAGGAGATCCATGTTCTCCACAGGATTATAAATGGGATGGTCTTAACTGCACCTACAGCAATACTGCTTCACCAGTAATCACATCATT GGATTTTTCATCGAGTGGATTGACAGGGGAGATAGATCCTGATATATCCAATCTAAAATGGCTGGAAACTCT GGATTTATCAAACAATAGTTTAACTGGACCTGTGCCTGATTTTCTCTCTCAACTGCCCTTGAAATCACT AAACTTGGCAGGAAACAATCTCACAGGGACAATTCCAGCGGACCTCTTTAATAGATGGCAAAGTGATCTACTGTTTTTAAG TGTTAGCGGAAATCCACAGCTTTGTGCATCAGTTTCTTGCAACTCTGACAACAAGAAGAATATTACGGTTCCAGTTATAATCTCGGTTACTGCACTTTTTGTCATTATAGCAGGATCAGCAATCATATTGTGGAGgcttaagaaaagaaaacaacaag TTGGGAAGATGGAAGCTGAAGCCAAGAGAGAACCACTGGAACTCCAAAAACGACAGTTAAGATACTTTGAAATCGTGCAGATTACGAATAACTTTCAGAGGATTCTTGGTAAGGGAGGATTTGGAACAGTTTACCATGGTCACTTGGATGATATGGAAGTAGCAGTAAAGATGCTCTCTCCATCCTCTGCTCAAGGATATAAGGAGTTTCAGACAGAG GTGAAGCTTCTTCTTAGAGTTCATCATAGAAACTTGACATCCTTGGTTGGATATTGCGATGAAGGCAACAAGATGGCGCTTATTTATGAGTACATGGCTAATGGAAATTTAAGAGACAATCTCTCAG ATGGCAACGGGAACTTCTTAAGTTGGGAAGAAAGGCTACGAATAGCCCTTGAGGCAGCACAAG GACTGGAGTATCTTCACAACGGTTGCAAGCCACCAATCATACACAGGGATGTGAAGCCTACAAACATATTGCTGAACAATAAATTCCAAGCAAAACTAGCTGATTTTGGGCTGTCAAGAATTTGCCCGGTTGAAGGTGGCTCTCATGTGTCAACCATTGTTGCTGGCACTCCAGGCTACCTTGATCCTGA GTACTACGCAACCAACTGGTTAACTGAGAAAAGCGATGTGTTCAGCTTTGGAGTTGTTCTGTTAGAGATAATTACAAGCGGACCTGTAATTTCAAAAACTAGGGACGGGGACACGACTCATCTAAGTCAATGGTTTAGTTCCATGGTTGAAAAAGGGGACATTCAAAGTATTGTTGATCCAAGGTTAGGAGATGATTTCGACATCAATTCACTCTGGAAAGTTGTAGAATTAGCAATGGCTTGTGTTTCTGCAACTTCTGCTCAAAGGCCCACTATGAACCAAGTGGTGATAGAATTGAGCGAGTGCTTAGCTACAGAGACGGTGAAAACAGAGGGAACTAGCTCTCAGTCATATAGTACTGTCTTGCATACTGAACTAACTCCACTGGCAAGATAg
- the LOC8281589 gene encoding probable LRR receptor-like serine/threonine-protein kinase At1g51860 isoform X1 yields the protein MVLFCPFFFKFLCILAVRVLVHGQDQSGFISLDCGLQANSSYTDEKTGLKYISDAAFIETGVTKSIAPEFLGSFNQQLRQVRSFPKGDRNCYKVELVKNTRYLIRATFLYANYDGLNKLPAFDLHIGPNKWVNVQITNPLIYPIKEIIHAPTFNNIYVCLVRTGPWTPFISALEIRPLHNSTYVAQSGSLSLFNRVDVGSLTNQTIRYPDDVYDRMWLPFHFDKGTDISTKENITSGIDYFQLPSTVMNSATVPLNASEQIILNIDTQDNTFQAYVYIHFAEIVRLEPNQSRRFNISLNGKILYGPVTPKHLEATTVYSQSAIPGGKFLFSFYGVGGSTLPPLLNALELYSVVDLLHSETNQVDVNAITKIKSTYGITRNWQGDPCSPQDYKWDGLNCTYSNTASPVITSLDFSSSGLTGEIDPDISNLKWLETLDLSNNSLTGPVPDFLSQLPLKSLNLAGNNLTGTIPADLFNRWQSDLLFLSVSGNPQLCASVSCNSDNKKNITVPVIISVTALFVIIAGSAIILWRLKKRKQQGTVPNGFCWVMIWPVVGKMEAEAKREPLELQKRQLRYFEIVQITNNFQRILGKGGFGTVYHGHLDDMEVAVKMLSPSSAQGYKEFQTEVKLLLRVHHRNLTSLVGYCDEGNKMALIYEYMANGNLRDNLSDGNGNFLSWEERLRIALEAAQGLEYLHNGCKPPIIHRDVKPTNILLNNKFQAKLADFGLSRICPVEGGSHVSTIVAGTPGYLDPEYYATNWLTEKSDVFSFGVVLLEIITSGPVISKTRDGDTTHLSQWFSSMVEKGDIQSIVDPRLGDDFDINSLWKVVELAMACVSATSAQRPTMNQVVIELSECLATETVKTEGTSSQSYSTVLHTELTPLAR from the exons ATGGTGCTTTTTTGCCcgttctttttcaaatttctttgtattttaGCTGTCAGAGTCCTGGTTCATGGACAGGATCAATCAG GCTTCATTAGCCTTGATTGTGGCTTGCAAGCAAATTCTAGCTATACAGATGAAAAGACAGGCCTAAAGTACATTTCAGATGCAGCATTCATTGAAACAGGCGTAACTAAGAGCATAGCACCTGAATTTCTTGGTAGCTTCAACCAGCAACTACGGCAGGTTAGGAGCTTTCCTAAAGGCGATAGAAATTGTTACAAAGTGGAACTTGTTAAAAACACTAGATATTTGATCAGAGCTACTTTCCTGTATGCAAATTATGATGGCTTAAATAAGCTACCAGCATTTGATCTGCATATAGGACCTAATAAATGGGTTAATGTGCAAATTACCAATCCATTGATTTATCCGATAAAGGAGATAATTCATGCTCCTACATTCAACAACATATACGTTTGTCTTGTAAGAACAGGCCCCTGGACACCTTTCATATCAGCATTAGAAATAAGACCTTTGCATAATAGCACATACGTAGCCCAGTCAGGATCTCTGTCACTCTTCAATCGCGTGGATGTTGGTTCTTTAACAAATCAAACAATCAG GTATCCAGACGATGTTTATGATCGTATGTGGCTTCCCTTTCATTTCGACAAAGGGACAGATATAAGTACCAAAGAAAATATTACTTCTGGTATTGATTATTTTCAGCTACCATCAACTGTTATGAACAGTGCAACCGTACCACTTAATGCTAGCGAGCAAATAATACTGAATATAGACACTCAGGATAATACCTTTCAAGCGTATGTCTACATACACTTTGCTGAAATTGTTAGGCTTGAACCAAACCAATCCCGTCGATTCAACATTTCTCTGAATGGTAAGATCTTGTACGGACCTGTTACTCCTAAACACTTGGAGGCAACCACTGTATACAGCCAGTCAGCCATCCCGGGAGGAAAgtttctgttttctttctaCGGAGTTGGAGGTTCAACCCTACCACCCCTTCTCAATGCACTTGAACTTTACTCCGTAGTAGATCTTTTACATTCAGAAACAAATCAAGTAGATG ttAATGCTATTACGAAGATTAAGTCAACTTATGGAATAACAAGAAACTGGCAAGGAGATCCATGTTCTCCACAGGATTATAAATGGGATGGTCTTAACTGCACCTACAGCAATACTGCTTCACCAGTAATCACATCATT GGATTTTTCATCGAGTGGATTGACAGGGGAGATAGATCCTGATATATCCAATCTAAAATGGCTGGAAACTCT GGATTTATCAAACAATAGTTTAACTGGACCTGTGCCTGATTTTCTCTCTCAACTGCCCTTGAAATCACT AAACTTGGCAGGAAACAATCTCACAGGGACAATTCCAGCGGACCTCTTTAATAGATGGCAAAGTGATCTACTGTTTTTAAG TGTTAGCGGAAATCCACAGCTTTGTGCATCAGTTTCTTGCAACTCTGACAACAAGAAGAATATTACGGTTCCAGTTATAATCTCGGTTACTGCACTTTTTGTCATTATAGCAGGATCAGCAATCATATTGTGGAGgcttaagaaaagaaaacaacaaggTACAGTTCCAAACGGGTTTTGTTGGGTAATGATATGGCCAG TAGTTGGGAAGATGGAAGCTGAAGCCAAGAGAGAACCACTGGAACTCCAAAAACGACAGTTAAGATACTTTGAAATCGTGCAGATTACGAATAACTTTCAGAGGATTCTTGGTAAGGGAGGATTTGGAACAGTTTACCATGGTCACTTGGATGATATGGAAGTAGCAGTAAAGATGCTCTCTCCATCCTCTGCTCAAGGATATAAGGAGTTTCAGACAGAG GTGAAGCTTCTTCTTAGAGTTCATCATAGAAACTTGACATCCTTGGTTGGATATTGCGATGAAGGCAACAAGATGGCGCTTATTTATGAGTACATGGCTAATGGAAATTTAAGAGACAATCTCTCAG ATGGCAACGGGAACTTCTTAAGTTGGGAAGAAAGGCTACGAATAGCCCTTGAGGCAGCACAAG GACTGGAGTATCTTCACAACGGTTGCAAGCCACCAATCATACACAGGGATGTGAAGCCTACAAACATATTGCTGAACAATAAATTCCAAGCAAAACTAGCTGATTTTGGGCTGTCAAGAATTTGCCCGGTTGAAGGTGGCTCTCATGTGTCAACCATTGTTGCTGGCACTCCAGGCTACCTTGATCCTGA GTACTACGCAACCAACTGGTTAACTGAGAAAAGCGATGTGTTCAGCTTTGGAGTTGTTCTGTTAGAGATAATTACAAGCGGACCTGTAATTTCAAAAACTAGGGACGGGGACACGACTCATCTAAGTCAATGGTTTAGTTCCATGGTTGAAAAAGGGGACATTCAAAGTATTGTTGATCCAAGGTTAGGAGATGATTTCGACATCAATTCACTCTGGAAAGTTGTAGAATTAGCAATGGCTTGTGTTTCTGCAACTTCTGCTCAAAGGCCCACTATGAACCAAGTGGTGATAGAATTGAGCGAGTGCTTAGCTACAGAGACGGTGAAAACAGAGGGAACTAGCTCTCAGTCATATAGTACTGTCTTGCATACTGAACTAACTCCACTGGCAAGATAg
- the LOC8281589 gene encoding probable LRR receptor-like serine/threonine-protein kinase At1g51860 isoform X2, protein MVLFCPFFFKFLCILAVRVLVHGQDQSGFISLDCGLQANSSYTDEKTGLKYISDAAFIETGVTKSIAPEFLGSFNQQLRQVRSFPKGDRNCYKVELVKNTRYLIRATFLYANYDGLNKLPAFDLHIGPNKWVNVQITNPLIYPIKEIIHAPTFNNIYVCLVRTGPWTPFISALEIRPLHNSTYVAQSGSLSLFNRVDVGSLTNQTIRYPDDVYDRMWLPFHFDKGTDISTKENITSGIDYFQLPSTVMNSATVPLNASEQIILNIDTQDNTFQAYVYIHFAEIVRLEPNQSRRFNISLNGKILYGPVTPKHLEATTVYSQSAIPGGKFLFSFYGVGGSTLPPLLNALELYSVVDLLHSETNQVDVNAITKIKSTYGITRNWQGDPCSPQDYKWDGLNCTYSNTASPVITSLDFSSSGLTGEIDPDISNLKWLETLDLSNNSLTGPVPDFLSQLPLKSLNLAGNNLTGTIPADLFNRWQSDLLFLSVSGNPQLCASVSCNSDNKKNITVPVIISVTALFVIIAGSAIILWRLKKRKQQVVGKMEAEAKREPLELQKRQLRYFEIVQITNNFQRILGKGGFGTVYHGHLDDMEVAVKMLSPSSAQGYKEFQTEVKLLLRVHHRNLTSLVGYCDEGNKMALIYEYMANGNLRDNLSDGNGNFLSWEERLRIALEAAQGLEYLHNGCKPPIIHRDVKPTNILLNNKFQAKLADFGLSRICPVEGGSHVSTIVAGTPGYLDPEYYATNWLTEKSDVFSFGVVLLEIITSGPVISKTRDGDTTHLSQWFSSMVEKGDIQSIVDPRLGDDFDINSLWKVVELAMACVSATSAQRPTMNQVVIELSECLATETVKTEGTSSQSYSTVLHTELTPLAR, encoded by the exons ATGGTGCTTTTTTGCCcgttctttttcaaatttctttgtattttaGCTGTCAGAGTCCTGGTTCATGGACAGGATCAATCAG GCTTCATTAGCCTTGATTGTGGCTTGCAAGCAAATTCTAGCTATACAGATGAAAAGACAGGCCTAAAGTACATTTCAGATGCAGCATTCATTGAAACAGGCGTAACTAAGAGCATAGCACCTGAATTTCTTGGTAGCTTCAACCAGCAACTACGGCAGGTTAGGAGCTTTCCTAAAGGCGATAGAAATTGTTACAAAGTGGAACTTGTTAAAAACACTAGATATTTGATCAGAGCTACTTTCCTGTATGCAAATTATGATGGCTTAAATAAGCTACCAGCATTTGATCTGCATATAGGACCTAATAAATGGGTTAATGTGCAAATTACCAATCCATTGATTTATCCGATAAAGGAGATAATTCATGCTCCTACATTCAACAACATATACGTTTGTCTTGTAAGAACAGGCCCCTGGACACCTTTCATATCAGCATTAGAAATAAGACCTTTGCATAATAGCACATACGTAGCCCAGTCAGGATCTCTGTCACTCTTCAATCGCGTGGATGTTGGTTCTTTAACAAATCAAACAATCAG GTATCCAGACGATGTTTATGATCGTATGTGGCTTCCCTTTCATTTCGACAAAGGGACAGATATAAGTACCAAAGAAAATATTACTTCTGGTATTGATTATTTTCAGCTACCATCAACTGTTATGAACAGTGCAACCGTACCACTTAATGCTAGCGAGCAAATAATACTGAATATAGACACTCAGGATAATACCTTTCAAGCGTATGTCTACATACACTTTGCTGAAATTGTTAGGCTTGAACCAAACCAATCCCGTCGATTCAACATTTCTCTGAATGGTAAGATCTTGTACGGACCTGTTACTCCTAAACACTTGGAGGCAACCACTGTATACAGCCAGTCAGCCATCCCGGGAGGAAAgtttctgttttctttctaCGGAGTTGGAGGTTCAACCCTACCACCCCTTCTCAATGCACTTGAACTTTACTCCGTAGTAGATCTTTTACATTCAGAAACAAATCAAGTAGATG ttAATGCTATTACGAAGATTAAGTCAACTTATGGAATAACAAGAAACTGGCAAGGAGATCCATGTTCTCCACAGGATTATAAATGGGATGGTCTTAACTGCACCTACAGCAATACTGCTTCACCAGTAATCACATCATT GGATTTTTCATCGAGTGGATTGACAGGGGAGATAGATCCTGATATATCCAATCTAAAATGGCTGGAAACTCT GGATTTATCAAACAATAGTTTAACTGGACCTGTGCCTGATTTTCTCTCTCAACTGCCCTTGAAATCACT AAACTTGGCAGGAAACAATCTCACAGGGACAATTCCAGCGGACCTCTTTAATAGATGGCAAAGTGATCTACTGTTTTTAAG TGTTAGCGGAAATCCACAGCTTTGTGCATCAGTTTCTTGCAACTCTGACAACAAGAAGAATATTACGGTTCCAGTTATAATCTCGGTTACTGCACTTTTTGTCATTATAGCAGGATCAGCAATCATATTGTGGAGgcttaagaaaagaaaacaacaag TAGTTGGGAAGATGGAAGCTGAAGCCAAGAGAGAACCACTGGAACTCCAAAAACGACAGTTAAGATACTTTGAAATCGTGCAGATTACGAATAACTTTCAGAGGATTCTTGGTAAGGGAGGATTTGGAACAGTTTACCATGGTCACTTGGATGATATGGAAGTAGCAGTAAAGATGCTCTCTCCATCCTCTGCTCAAGGATATAAGGAGTTTCAGACAGAG GTGAAGCTTCTTCTTAGAGTTCATCATAGAAACTTGACATCCTTGGTTGGATATTGCGATGAAGGCAACAAGATGGCGCTTATTTATGAGTACATGGCTAATGGAAATTTAAGAGACAATCTCTCAG ATGGCAACGGGAACTTCTTAAGTTGGGAAGAAAGGCTACGAATAGCCCTTGAGGCAGCACAAG GACTGGAGTATCTTCACAACGGTTGCAAGCCACCAATCATACACAGGGATGTGAAGCCTACAAACATATTGCTGAACAATAAATTCCAAGCAAAACTAGCTGATTTTGGGCTGTCAAGAATTTGCCCGGTTGAAGGTGGCTCTCATGTGTCAACCATTGTTGCTGGCACTCCAGGCTACCTTGATCCTGA GTACTACGCAACCAACTGGTTAACTGAGAAAAGCGATGTGTTCAGCTTTGGAGTTGTTCTGTTAGAGATAATTACAAGCGGACCTGTAATTTCAAAAACTAGGGACGGGGACACGACTCATCTAAGTCAATGGTTTAGTTCCATGGTTGAAAAAGGGGACATTCAAAGTATTGTTGATCCAAGGTTAGGAGATGATTTCGACATCAATTCACTCTGGAAAGTTGTAGAATTAGCAATGGCTTGTGTTTCTGCAACTTCTGCTCAAAGGCCCACTATGAACCAAGTGGTGATAGAATTGAGCGAGTGCTTAGCTACAGAGACGGTGAAAACAGAGGGAACTAGCTCTCAGTCATATAGTACTGTCTTGCATACTGAACTAACTCCACTGGCAAGATAg